Proteins encoded in a region of the Salvelinus fontinalis isolate EN_2023a chromosome 17, ASM2944872v1, whole genome shotgun sequence genome:
- the LOC129814331 gene encoding plasmalemma vesicle-associated protein-like — translation MYNSNYSQAKFGLEARRKIQKPRGKSCGYYTRVVFFFSSLIQSLIIVSLVLFLVYGRSPDSAAESRVQDLEKSFNRLSIDNMNLRQQKKNLTLLLNATQTEKMRNSKDMINLRQMANKSVMFITNLRDQANQCDNDKRSCQIQLSMNRCPRVMTPITTLNGNNNNIHENQVQRLEQLLKLVSTNFSQTVQFMRIEIENTAKDRDTLTLDAISLRRDKTSLLKQLESYRKKCKEDFIQSLSGISKVSKAFLLTIDTLLPKVSPFLINCEKQRDYLDQIRNNCSSLSREVETKFQHYLDNVGSQVSEIQGRSARLQAEKDQLVEDHHWCSQNRSAMALEHQEKLQKTQEKYDQEMEKLLTGRMRLQGDKDLGETAMKVKEGEIKILNDKIRSLNASLANCGSRTGMGSPGATGNTGTGWVGSSATGQGNRGSIAGTGLMAGIGGWGASASATGNSNTVFGNTGMGGAGSSATGVGTRGSGGTGLSGAGSPSGVAKKIGPGLGSPNSYSLANINQYLRELQQYSKPNSGSEVSG, via the exons ATGTACAACAGCAACTACTCCCAGGCCAAGTTTGGCTTGGAGGCCAGGAGGAAGATCCAGAAGCCCAGAGGGAAGAGCTGTGGCTACTACACTAGGgttgtcttcttcttctcctctctgatCCAGTCGCTCATCATCGTCAGTCTCGTTCTCTTCCTGGTCTACGGGAGGTCCCCGGACTCGGCAGCCGAGAGCCGGGTCCAAGACCTGGAGAAGAGCTTCAACCGCCTCTCCATTGACAACATGAATCTCCGGCAGCAGAAAAAGAATCTGACGCTTCTCCTGAATGCTACTCAGACTGAGAAGATGCGCAACAGCAAGGACATGATAAATCTGCGTCAAATGGCAAACAAATCTGTCATGTTCATCACCAATCTCAGAGACCAAGCG AATCAATGCGATAACGATAAGAGAAGCTGTCAGATTCAACTTAGCATGAACCGATGCCCCAGAGTCATGACACCAATAACAACACTAAATG gcaacaacaacaatataCATGAAAACCAGGTCCAGCGGCTAGAGCAATTGTTAAAGCTAGTGAGCACCAACTTCAGTCAGACGGTGCAGTTCATGAGGATTGAGATAGAGAACACAGCCAAGGACCGGGACACCCTCACCTTGGATGCCATCTCCCTCCGGAGGGACAAAACCTCCCTGCTGAAACAGCTGGAGAGCTACAGGAAGAAGTGCAAGGAGGACTTCATCCAATCCCTCAGTGGCATCTCCAAAGTCTCCAAAGCCTTCCTGTTGACGATCGACACCCTCCTGCCCAAAGTCAGCCCCTTCCTGATCAACTGCGAGAAGCAGCGCGACTACCTGGACCAGATCCGCAACAACTGCTCCAGTCTGTCCCGCGAGGTGGAGACCAAGTTCCAGCACTACCTGGACAACGTAGGCTCCCAGGTGTCGGAGATCCAGGGCCGTAGCGCCAGGCTGCAGGCGGAGAAAGACCAGCTAGTCGAGGACCACCACTGGTGCAGCCAGAACCGCAGCGCCATGGCCCTGGAGCACCAAGAAAAGTTGCAGAAGACCCAGGAGAAATACGACCAGGAGATGGAGAAGCTGCTGACAGGCCGCATGAGGCTGCAGGGGGACAAGGATCTGGGGGAGACAGCGATGAAGGTGAAGGAGGGCGAGATCAAAATTCTCAACGACAAGATCCGGAGCCTCAACGCCTCCTTGGCCAACTGTGGCTCCAGG ACCGGAATGGGTAGCCCGGGTGCAACTGGTAACACAGGGACAGGCTGGGTAGGGTCGAGTGCAACAGGGCAAGGTAACAGGGGGTCAATTGCTGGAACAGGATTGATGGCAGGAATAGGTGGGTGGGGCGCATCTGCATCTGCAACAGGAAACAGCAATACAGTGTTTGGCAACACAGGAATGGGCGGGGCAGGGTCAAGTGCAACAGGAGTGGGTACTAGGGGATCAGGAGGGACAGGACTGAGTGGTGCCGGGTCACCATCAGGTGTTGCAAAGAAAATCGGACCAGGCTTGGGTAGCCCCAACAGTTACAGTTTAG CAAATATCAATCAATACTTACGCGAGCTGCAGCAGTATTCCAAACCCAACTCCGGCTCAGA AGTATCTGGGTAA